A stretch of DNA from Thalassospiraceae bacterium LMO-SO8:
TCCGAGGCCGTAAAGAAGCCAGATGCCGCCGACCAGTGCGAACGGCAGAGTGGCCATCAGCAGCAAGGCCTCGCCGAAGCTCTTGAAGGTCAGGTACAGCAGCACGAGGATGATCAGGAGCGTAAAGGGTACGACAACCTTGAGTTTGGCGCTCGCGCGCTCGAGAAACTCGAACTGTCCGGACCACGTAACCGAATACCCCGGCGGCAGATCGACCTGTTCGCTCACCCTTTGTTGCATTTCGCGAACTGCTGAACCGAGATCCCGCCCACGCAGGTCCACGTATACGAACCCGGCCAACCTAGCATTTTCGCTGCGAAGCATCGGGGGGCCATCGTTAATCCGGATGTCGGCGACGTCACCCAACACCAGTTGCTGGCCACGTGGCGTGACGATGGGCAGGGCACGAAGCCTGTCGAGAGAGTCGCGCGTCTCACGGGGATAACGCAGATTGATGGGATAGCGCTGTAACCCTTCGACCGTCTCACCAATATTCTTTCCCCCGATGGCGGAACTGACGACGGACTGAACGTCGGCGATATTCAACCCGTAGCGGGCGGAAAGCTCCCGCTTGATGTCCACATCGACGTACCGGCCACCTGTCATACGTTCGGCGAAGGCGCTGGTCACACCGGGCAGGTTCTTGACTGCCCGTTCAATTTCGCCGGTGAGCCTGTCTATGACCTTCAAATCGCTCCCGAGAACCTTGACACCAACCGGGCTCTTGATCCCGGTCGCCAGCATATCGATGCGGTTGCGGATGGGCGGTATCCAAATGTTCGTCAGTCCCGGCACACGCACGGTTCTGTCGAGCTCCTCGACGATTTTTTCGGACGTCATGCCGGCGCGCCATTCATCGCGGGGCTTGAATTGGATCGTCGTCTCGAACATCACCAGGGGGGCCGGGTCAGTGGCGGTGACCGCCCTGCCAGCTTTTCCGTATACGGTCGCGACTTCGGGGACAGTCTTTATCAGGCGGTCCGTCTGTTGCAGCAATTCGGCGGCCTTTCCCGCAGACAGGCCTGGAAGCGCCGTCGGCATGTAGAGCAGGTCACCTTCGTCGAGCGGCGGCATGAATTCGCTTCCGATGTGCTGCAAAGGCCATAGGCTGGCCGCAAAAAACAGAGCGGCTACAACGATGGTCGACTTGGGAAAGCGCAACACGATTTCAAGCATCGGCCGATAAACCGCGATCAGTCCGCGATTGATGGGGTTTTTGTGCTCATCGGGGATGCGACCGCGAATCAGATACCCCATCAGCACCGGGATCAACGTGACAGCCAAACCGGCGGCTGCAGCCATTGCATAGGTCTTGGTGAAGGCCAGGGGGGAAAATAGCCGACCCTCCTGCGCTTCGAGCGCGAAAACCGGTACGAACGACAGCGTGATGATCAGAAGCGAAAAGAACAAAGCCGGGCCAACCTCAGCCGCAGCATCTCCGATGACCCGCCACCTTGCTTCCCCTATCAAGGGTTTATCCGGATTTGCGTGACGCCAGTGTTCCAGGTGCTTATGGGCATTTTCGATCATCACCACAGCGGCATCGACCATTGCCCCGATGGCGATGGCGATCCCGCCCAGGGACATGATATTGGCGTTCACTCCTTGCCAGTTCATGACCATGAAGGCCGCAAGAATGCCGATCGGCAACGAGACGATCGCAACCAACGCTGACCGAAGATGAAACAGGAAAATCACGCAAACCGCCGCGACGACCAGAAACTCCTCAAATAGCTTGAAGCTCAAATTCTCGATGGCGCGTTCGATCAGGCCCGAGCGGTCATAGGTCGGAACGATCTCAACGCCGTCCGGAAGGCTCGATTTCAAGGCTTCCAGCCTGTCCTTGACGGCCTGGATGGTGGAAAGGGCGTTCTCGCCGGATCGCATTACGATCACGCCACCCACCGCTTCGCCCTCGCCGTCCAACTCGCCGATCCCGCGCCGCATTTCCGGGCCGATCTGGATATGCGCGACATCGTCCAAGACTACCGAGACACCGGCATCTGTCGTCATCAGCGGTATAGTCCGAAAATCATCCAGGGATTGAAGGTAGCCGGAAGTCCGCACCATGTACTCGGCCTCTCCCATCTCGAGAACCGAGCCCCCGGACTCTTGATTGGCCCGGCGAATGGCGTTCACGACACTTTCGTGTGGGATTCGATAGGCGGCCAGCTTGTCGGGATCCAGGACCACCTGATACTGGCGCACCATACCGCCGATCGTCGCCACTTCGGCCACGCCGGGGACCGTCTTGAGCTCGAATTTCAGGAACCAGTCCTGAAGGCTTCTGAGCTGCGCAAGATCGTGCCGCCCGGATTTATCGATCAAGGCATATTGATAAATCCAACCGACACCCGTGGCATCCGGCCCTAAAGCTGAATTGGCGCCGGGCGGCAGACGTGATTGAGCCTGGTTGAGGTATTCAAGAACCCGAGACCGTGCCCAATAAAGGTCGGTTCCATCTTTGAACAACACATACACATAACTGTCACCGAAGAAGGAGTAGCCGCGCACAACTGCGGCGCCAGGCACCGAGAGCATCGTGGTGGTGAGAGGATAGGTAACCTGGTTCTCCACGAGCTGTGGTGCTTGACCAGGCCACGTCGTCCGGATGATCACCTGGGTGTCGGACAGGTCCGGAAGCGCATCCAGAGGCGTGCGGGTCAATGAAATGATCCCCCAGGCGGTAAGCAGCAAAGTCGCAAGCAAAACCAAAAAGCGATTGGCGATCGACCAGTAAATCAGACGCGCGATCATTTCGACTCTCCCGTTGAGGTTCCATTCCGGGGCATCAGGGAAACGATCATTGGCGCATCTCCCTCTTGCAACTGGAACCTGATCTCAACCTCGTCGCCTCTCCGCACGTCCGACATCATGATTTGAGGGTTCAACTTGAAATCCATGGTCATCGCCGGCCATTGCAGGGCTTTGATCTCGGGATGCACCAAGGTCAGGGCATCCGCCGAAACGGCCTCGACACGTGCGGTCGTTTCATAGGTTTGGGTCGCATCGGATTCAGGCGTATCAAGTGGCGATGCGGACATGCGCGCTTCGACCCCTTTCAGACTGGCTTCTGAATCGATAAGAAACTGGCCGGATAAGACAACTTTCTGACCTTTTGACAGGCCCCGCAAAATCTCACTCCGGCCATTCTGCTCCCTGCCGACCTCAACTTCGGTAGGGCGGAATCTATTGTTGTCTTCGACCGCCATAACCAAGGTTCGCCGCCCTGTTCTGATCAGCGCTTCGGAAGGCACCAGCAAAACCTTTCTGCTTTGCTCATCCAGGAGACGCATCCGCACAAACATTCCTGGGACTAGAAGTTCCTCGGGGTTTGCCAATTCCAAACGCGCCTTACGTGTTCGGGTCGTGGGGTTCACCTCGGGCAGAAGAGCCTGCACCATTCCTTCGAATATCTTCCCAGGTAGCGCGGGAGTCTGCGCAGAGACAGGATTTCCCACGCGCAATTTTGCCACCTGGCTTTCCGGAACTTCAGCATGCGCCCACACCGTCGAAAGGTCGTTTATCCGGGCCAGCAACATTCCCGAATTGACCGTGCTTCCCTCTCGCGCCGCCAACTCGATGACGACGCCGTCATGCGGCGCGACGATGGTGGTACGCGCCTGTACCTTCCCCGTGCGCTCGACATTAGCGATCTGTCGGTCGTCCATGCCGGCTTGCCGCATACGTTGCAGGGAGGCCTCGATAAGAGGTTGAAGATCGCGTCCCCGCATGCGGCGGAGGCTCAGGTAGTCTTCCTGCACGGCAACCCAGTCGGGAACATAAAGTTCGAACAACGGCTGGCCCTTGGTGACGCGGTCTAGCGTCGCACGGACATGCAGTTTTTCGACAAACCCGGTCGCGCGGGCTTGGATGGCGGACTGACCGCGTTCGTTCCAGGCGATGGCGCCCACCGCCGAAACTTCCTGCGACAGGACGCCGTCAACGACCTCGCCAACGCGGAGGCCGAGATTTTGTTGGATACGCGGGCTCACGGTCACCGTTCCCGGATCGGAACCCTCGCCTCCGAAATACGCGGGGACGAGCATCATATCCATAAACGGCGACTTGGCCGGGGACTCGAACTTTTTCCCCGGCACCATAGGGTCGTGATAATAGAGAATCCGACGATCTGTCAGGGGGTCCATATCACCGGCCTTGAGGCCGCTTTCCATATGGCGGCGAGTCGCCTTCTCACCTTCGGGAATTCCCCAACTGGAAGGATCTTCCGGCGCCGAGACGGTCATCGCCTGTGCCGCTATCAGCCCGGTCGAGGGAGATTCGGACGTCGCGTGCGACATGCCGAGACGATAAAGCCCAAAGCCGCTCGCGGAGACCACGCTGATCGCGAGGAGGCTCATCGATATCTTTTTGCGGTTCATTGCCCCGGTTCCTTGTCGGATTTCGAATTGGTTGCATCGGCTGACAGATCGGGTTCAGGCATGAGAAACTCCAGCTGCGCCCATGTGGTCGCGGCTTGTTTCTCAATCCGGAGCCGCTCTAACTGGGTGTCGGTCTGCATGCGTCGAGCATCCAACACGGTCGCCAGAGCCCCTTTGCCGCCTCGGTATGCAGCAAGAGTTGCTTTGGATCTCTCGGCCGCCAGAGGAACTAACGACTGGTCGTAGCCCTGCAGTCTCTGCAGGTCGGCGCGCCAGGTCGCCAACATGCGCTCTACTTCAGAATGATGCTCACGGCGCATCTCCGCCCGTTTGGCCCGTATCTCGGCGACCTCATGTAGGCGAGCAGTGAGTTCCCGATCCTGGTGATTTTTTTGATTCCATTGTAGGGGTACTGAGGCACCGATTGAGACCATATCGCTGAAATTATCGCCTCTCTTGCTGAACATCAGCGACAGGCTCCAGTCGGCATCCTTTTCTTCCCTCGCTACCTTAACCGCAGCCAGCGCCACCCGTTCCTGTGCGCTTAAGATCTGAATGTCGGGATGAAAATCAATCTGATGCGCCATGTCATCCGTATTCAAACGGGTGCTGTTCACCGCCGGCATGGCTCCCAGCGGAAAATTCGCCGCATCTCCAACCCATCGTGCCAAGAGAGTAACGGCATTGCGGAGATCTGCCCGTGCTTCGTGAAGGCGATCCTCGATACGGACGATTTCTTCCCGGGCCGAGAAGACGTCCGTTTGGTCTCCCCGGGCGCTTCGATAGGCGGTTTCCACCGCTTCGGCCGTGAGCACGGCTTCATCACGTTGGCGTTCAATCAGTTCCAATATTTGCTGTTGATATAAGCGGCCGAACCAGGCGCGTGCGGTTTCCGAGCGGAGCCGCGCCAGTTCCACGGATCGCATTACCGACGCTAATTCGGCCTCGCGCTCAAATCGCTCGCGTCGGGCATCCCTTTTGTCGCTTCCGGTGAATGTCTGCGTAACGCCGACCGACCGCATTGTCATAAAGTCGTCGGTCAGGGTATAGCGCTTCGAACCGGTGACAGGCAGATTGTCAACCGAGAACCGGAGAACCGGGTCGGGCAGACTGCCCGCCGACACTGCCCGTTCCTGGGATGACCGGCCCTTGGCATCTTGAGCCTGCAAATTGAATGAACGTTCTTCCGCCAACCGAAGGGCGTGATCAAAGGTCAATTCCGCTGCAAGTTCAGGCGCCTGTGCGAACGGCTCCTCGGGAAAACTGATCGTTAACGCGGCGACGGCAACAAGAAGACTTGAAAAGCCGCGGAAGGATTGAGCGAGAAAAGTGGGGGGGGCTTTGGCTTTCCGTGGGGGCTCTTCACCCTTCGACATTGGGACAGCGGCCAGGAGTTCGTGATTTTCCGCGACGCCATGAGATGGTGGCACAAGTGTGACTAGGGTAAGCTCGGGCATCCCCGGAGCCAACCTCTTGATGGTGGACATATTGTTTGACCCTTCTTGGCGGACGGCTATCGAATGCCGCCGGAAACGGTGCACGCATACGCGAGGCTAACGACCAGGCTCAGGCCCGGTCCAAGGCACGCGCAGAGATCATCGAAGGATCAGGTTCGTGGGGGAGGGAATAAAAGACCGATTGCCCACGAGCGCAGGTATTCGGCTTTAACGATTCGAAGCGCGATGGTCTCCTGATCTGGAAATTCGTGCGTTGATGCACCAATGATCAAGGGAACAAGACAGGTTGAAACGCAAAACTCAGGCGGGCAAGATTGTTCCGGCGCGCAACAAGAACCTTCCGCTTCTCCGTTTCGGGCCGCATCGTTCTGACAGCTGATGACGTCCACTTGGCCAACGCTGGCGCCGCCTGATGTCGATAATCTATCCGAGTCCGCCCACGCAGCGACCACAGGTGGAAGCAACAAGGCAGATACCAGTATAATCGCTGAGATCAGTCGAGGGAAAAGTCGCATCAGGTTTACAGAGCCAACAATCTGAAGCAGGGGAGGCAGTAGGCACGATATCAAATTTTTTTCGCAGCGCACCATCTTTGTTTTCGCAGAGCATCATATTTTTGTGACCGGACGACAACGTCATCGCATCGGACTGGAAAACGGACCAATCCATGGGGTCGAGCAAGAAGTAGACCCATTATTACGATATTCAAGGTGCCGAAGATCAAATGCCAGAGGCCAATGACATATTCGCCCATGCGGGGCTATGGTTGCCCTATTCCTGCGATTCGAAGGGCGTCTTCGGTCACGCCTCGCCCGGCACAACATGAGGCCAGAACGCCATTCACCGCCACGGCGGGAAGCGAGCGCACGCCAAGCTCCTTGGCCCTGGCCGCCACGTTTGTGTCTTTCATGTCGAGGATAGATACCTCGCAATTCGAACAGGCCATCTGATGGACTATTTCAATGGTTTCTTCGCACAGGCCGCAACCCGCGCTGAAGACTTCAATCTTGCGTTTGTCTGACATCGTTTTATCTCCTTTGTTGATTCTCGAAATGACCAATTCAGCCGAGAGTGCCCACACAAGCGGGACACTCGGCCTCTTGGCCGGGTTGATGATTCCGTCGCATCGGCCAGGTGTTCCACAAGGATGCTGCGACAAGCACGCCAAGGCCGGCCCACATGGCCAGATCGCTGTCGAAGCCGAACTTGCCGATCATTACGATCCCTGCGCCGATAACACCCAAGCCAAACGGGCCGTAGCCGCGTCGGGTTCGCGCGCGGTAGGCCAATGCAACAACGGCAATGGCGAGGAACGTGCCGGTCAGCGGCAACAGGTACGGCGTATAGTCGATGAACCCGATACCAAGGCTGCTGAGCAAACCGGCATATGCAGGCCAACACGCGGGGCAGGCGAGTTTCGGGAGTAAGGCGGCGCCGATGGATGGCACCATGGCCGCATTTAAGCGAAAGGCCCCGGGGGACTTGTCGGATGCAAAATTTGGTGTCAGTGCCGCCACAATCTGATCGAGCGGCGGCACGCCACGCGCATCACCTTCCAACGTATAGATCCGGCAACATGAACTCGCTTCTTCAAGGGAAAGGCCTGATACATCCTCACCATCGACCAAGATCGTCGGCGAGCCATAGAAACGGACATGATCCGGCGCACCAGAGTCACTGACCTCCCATTCCGACCAAACGGGGGCCACGCCGGCAGCGCCAAACGCCGCGATCAACTGTTTGCGGGCGGCCGCGATATTCGGACATGACTTTTCATAGACAAATTCAACGGCCGGCATTTAAAGGCTCTTTCCTGGCTTCCAGGGCATCAAGGATCGGACATTCGCTCACCGGCCCTGTGCTGGGGCATGCATGCGTCCATATCCTGAGGATATCCCGCATCCTCGACAGGACATCGATCTTGTCCTCGATCTCGCTGAGTTTCCCCAGCGCTCGGTCGCGAACATCACTGCATGACGCGCCGGGGTCTGCCTTGAGAGAGAGAAGGTCTCCGATGTCCCGCAAGGTGAACCCGACATCCTGAGCGCGCTTGATAAACCGGATATGCCGAACGACGTCCGGCGCATATTTCCGATAGCCATTCGCATCCCGGTCAGGCGTTTTAATCAATCCCTGCTGTTCATAGTAACGCAGCGTTTCAACGCTTACGCCGCCTTGCCTGGCGACATCTCCGATGTTCAGCATTTCGGTGTCTCCATCGATTCCGGACACGATAACCCCTGTAGTATACTTCAGGGTCAAGGCCGAATTTTGCCTTGATCCGGCCATGATTGATGGCAACACTCTCCAACCATGAGACGTCTGTTACGATCCCGCCTTCTAGTTTTTACCCTGCTGCTCGCGGTGGGCGTGGGATCCGTCGTCTCCGTGGTTCAGGCAGGGCAAATGCGTGTCGATATGGCCACGGCGGGGGATACCCAAGGGGCCAGCGGCGACAACTGCACTGCCTGCGGTACCGGTGATGACAGCACAAAGATGTCGATGGATTGTGCATCGGCCTGTCATCTGTCCGCTGTCGATATGGTCGATGCTCTCGCAGCCGTTGGCATGATCGATGACCGGACGTATCACCTAGACCGTAGGCAATTCGCTCGGTCTTCTGGGCCACTTCTCGACCCGTCTCCCCCTAAATCCATTCTCGGTTAGAGCGCTGCTGGCGGAAGCTTCCGCTTTTGCTGGACATCGCTCCTAGGTCCGCCTCCTCGGTCCGAGGTAGGTGGCATTACGTCGGAACAGGCCTATCCGCCTGTCCACGCCCATACCCGAGAATGGAAATCATTCAATGCAAAACATGTTTATCGACGGCCTGTCGCGCCGTTCCTTCCTTGCCGCCGCCGGTGCCGCGGCAGGCATGGCCGCCGTACCCGCCTGGGCTGTGTCTTCGCCCCCCGGTCGTCAATTCGATCTGACCGCGTCCCCCGGCGATACCCACTTAATTGACAGTGACGGGGCCAAAACCAAGGTCTGGTCTTACAACGGCCGCGTGCCTGGCCCGGAAATCCGGGTACGCCAAGGCGAACGCCTGCGTGTAGCCGTGCGCAACGACCTGACCGAAGAGACGACGGTCCATTGGCATGGGCTGCGCGTGCCCAACGCCATGGACGGCGTGCCGCACCTGACGCAGAAGCCCATCGCACCCGGCGAAACCTTCGTCTACGAGTTCGATGCACCCGACGCTGGAACCTATTGGTACCACCCCCACCAACGCAGTTTTGAGCAGGTCGGGCGGGGACTTTACGGCCCTTTGATCATCGAAGAGCCGAACCCGCCCCAAGTCGACCGCGATGTGACTTGGGTGCTCGATGACTGGCGATTGTTGAAAGATGCGCAGATCAGCGAGGATTTCGGCAACCGCCACGACATGAGCCACGCCGGGCGTATCGGTAACACTGTTACCGTCAATGGCCGGATCACGGACGTGTTCGAAGCCCGCGCTGGCGAACGCATTCGCCTGCGCCTGATCAATGCCGCCAACGCCCGTATCTTCGGCCTGGAATTCGAAGGCCATGCCCCCTGGGTCATCGCCTATGACGGCCAGCCGGTGGATCCGCATCAGGTGGCGGGGCGGCTGGACATCGGGCCGGCCATGCGGATCGATTTGATTCTCGACCTGACCGGAAATCCGGGTGATGCCTTCGCCGTCAGGGACACCTTCTATCAGCGCTTACAGTACCGATTGCTGGATGTCGTCTACGGTCCCAAGCGGCTGCGGGAAAAGCCGATGCGTGAGGTTGCGATACTGCCTGCAAACACCCTTCCGGAACCTGACCTGGCTTCTGCCGAGCGCCATCAAATTGCGTTCGGCGGCGGCATGATGGGTGGCATGTCCATGGCTAAGATGGGCGGGCGTGAGGTCGGCATGATGGAGATGATGCGGAACGGCAAGGCCTGGACAGTCAATGGCATTGCCGCAACGGGTCACATCATGGATCCCATTCTGACGCTTGCGCGGAACCGTTCCTATATCCTGGCTCTGGACAACCAAACGGCCTGGCACCATCCCATCCATCTGCATGGACATTCGTTTCGCGTGATCAGCCGAAACGGTCAGCCGACCCGCCACAAGGAGTGGCAAGACACTGTTCTGATGGCGCCGCGCGAACAGGTCGAGATCGCCTTCGTCGCCGACAATCCCGGCGGCTGGATGTTCCATTGCCACATCTTGGAACATCAGGCCGGCGGCATGATGGGCGTCATTCAGGTGGCCTGAGCCAATTCCCTACGTAATCGAGATGCCGGAGATTGGTTTGGCGTCCCTCCCACCAAAATTCTGGAAAGTGACAGAATCATGTTTACACGAATCCCCTTTCTCGGCGCCGCCTTGGCAGCCTTTATCGCCGTATCCGTTCCCGTACCTTCGCAGGCAGCTGAACGACCGGATGCAACCCTCATCAAGAACCCGCAGTGCGGCTGCTGCGAAAGCTACGCAGATTACCTACGCCAGAACGGCTTCAAGGTGACGGTAAAGGCATCCCACGACCTTACCTTGATGAAGCGTGAGATGGGTGTGCCCGATGACTTCTCGGGCTGTCACACCATGGCACTCGACAAATACGTGGTCGAAGGCCACGTCCCTGTTTCCGCCATCGACAAGCTGCTGGCCGAACGCCCGGACATTAAGGGAATTTCTCTTCCGGGCATGCCGCAGGGATCGCCTGGGATGTCAGGTGCCAAATCCGCGCCCTTTACCGTCTATCAGTTCGGTCAAGGGCCGGTAAAAATCTTCGCGGTCGAATGATGGAAGATTTGAAACCGAAGGCTTTAGTGCTGGTTGCGGCGGCCGTCGGGGTGATCTCCCCGACGGTTGCCGCGCAGACTTCCGAGAGCGGAAATTTTGCCCAGGGTCGCGCGCTCTACCAAACTCATTGCGCCAGTTGTCATGGCAAAAATTTGGAAGGGCAGGCCGATTGGCAGATCCGCCTGCCGAATGGCCGTCTGCCGGCTCCGCCGCATGACCGGACGGGTCATACCTGGCACCACCCGGATGAACACCTCTTTCGAATAACCAAGTTCGGAATCGTCCCACCGTTGGCGCCGGAGGGATACGAAAGCGACATGCCGGCGTTCGGCGATGTCCTTTCGGACGATGAGATTTGGTCCGCACTCAATTTCATCAAAAGTACCTGGCCGGACCGTTTTCAGCGCCGGCAACAGGACGTCACCAGGAGGGCGAAAAAGCAATGAACAATATGATGGGAACCGATTGTCCCATGGGTTGGGGCATGATCCTGGCGGGCGGACTGGCCGCCGGACTTGCATTGCTGATCGCGGTTGCGTTGATCAAGTATCTATTCACCCGTGGCGGGGAAAACCGCCATGAATGAGCTGTCTCTTGAGACCGAACAACGGCGCCGACCAGTACTCTTATTCTGGGGCCCGGTTGTCGTGTTCACGGGCCTGGCCGTGGCGTTGGGTTGGGGATTGACGCGCGATCCGAAAGTGCTGCCCTCGGCCTTGATCGACAAGCCGGTGCCTGAGTTCAATCTGCCGCCGGTCAAAGGCCGAACCTTTGGGTTAGCCTCGGTGGATCTGGTTGGCGAGGTGTCGATCGTCAACGTGTTCGCGTCCTGGTGCCTGCCGTGTAAGGCAGAGCATCCGGTCTGGATGGGGCTCCAGGCCCGGAACGGCGTGCCCATCCACGGGCTAAATTACAAAGACACGCCCGAGGACGCCTCGGCTTGGCTCAACCGGCTTGGCGATCCATACAAACGGACGGGTGCCGATCTGGACGGCCGTGTCGCCATCGACTGGGGCGTCTACGGCGTGCCTGAAACGTTTATTGTCTCCGCCGACGGGCGTATCGCCTACAAACACGTGGGAGCCGTAACAAAGGACATCGTGTACGGCAGGCTTATGCCCATCGTTGATCGCCTGCGGCGAGAAATCAAAGGAGCAAAGCCATGACCGGCATGACGCGACGCCGGGCCATGACGCTGATGGCGGCGGCATCCTTGGTGATGCCGGCTGCCGTCGCAAGTGCTGCGGGAACGGTGAAGGCCTTTAGCCTGAACGATGCACCACTACCAATGCCGGAGGTCACATTCGTGTACGAAGACGGCCGGCCCGGGGCTCTCGCGGACTTCCGGGGGAAACATGTACTGCTGAATGTCTGGGCGACGTGGTGTCCACCCTGCCGTGAGGAGATGCCGACGCTTGACCGCCTGCAGGGCCTTCTGGGCGGTGATGACTTTCATGTCTTGCCGCTTTCGATCGACCGGGCCGGGGTAAAGGTCGTGCAGGATTTCTATGCCAAGACTGGCATCGAGAACCTGAAAATCTACGTGGATCAGAATGCACAGGTCATGCGTGCCCTGAAGTTGGGCGGTTTGCCGACAACCTTTCTAGTCAGCCCAAGCGGGCAGCAACTGGGTCGATTGGTCGGCCCCGCGG
This window harbors:
- a CDS encoding c-type cytochrome, whose product is MMEDLKPKALVLVAAAVGVISPTVAAQTSESGNFAQGRALYQTHCASCHGKNLEGQADWQIRLPNGRLPAPPHDRTGHTWHHPDEHLFRITKFGIVPPLAPEGYESDMPAFGDVLSDDEIWSALNFIKSTWPDRFQRRQQDVTRRAKKQ
- a CDS encoding DsbE family thiol:disulfide interchange protein, which produces MNELSLETEQRRRPVLLFWGPVVVFTGLAVALGWGLTRDPKVLPSALIDKPVPEFNLPPVKGRTFGLASVDLVGEVSIVNVFASWCLPCKAEHPVWMGLQARNGVPIHGLNYKDTPEDASAWLNRLGDPYKRTGADLDGRVAIDWGVYGVPETFIVSADGRIAYKHVGAVTKDIVYGRLMPIVDRLRREIKGAKP
- a CDS encoding TlpA disulfide reductase family protein, encoding MTGMTRRRAMTLMAAASLVMPAAVASAAGTVKAFSLNDAPLPMPEVTFVYEDGRPGALADFRGKHVLLNVWATWCPPCREEMPTLDRLQGLLGGDDFHVLPLSIDRAGVKVVQDFYAKTGIENLKIYVDQNAQVMRALKLGGLPTTFLVSPSGQQLGRLVGPAEWDAPELITLFRDRITEAKKQRR